The genomic segment ATACTGTTATATATACCGGTGTATCAGAGTTTTGTGTTTGGACACGGAGAAATAGATGTCACTGCCTGCTTATTTGTTTTAGCTGGTGAATACGTCTCGTTCCTAAATATTTACacagaataaaaatgcaaataccGTTTTTTCCTGATATATTTTAAAGCAATGACCCTGGGAGTACCCTGGTGTTAGAGGCAGATTATTTAGTGTTTTTAGTCCCCCAGAACCCCTCCTAAATATGCTTGTCTTCTCTATTATTTACTATTGCCCTTCCTCGACCTGAAGAGGCGTCTCTAAAGCCGTGACGTCGGGTAGGTAGAGATGTCATGGCGTCTGTGGATCCGGACCTGGAGCTGCAACTCTGATAAAGACTGATTCGTTAACGGGAGTCGGAATGGAAACAAATGCAGACCTGCATCGGGAAATCGGAGGTGGCATTCCTTGCTCAAGCAAAACGGGAGAAATGACCGACAGCAAAGCAGTCGATGGTCTTAAAAGCGCAGCCGAGGGCTGCAAGGATACTGGTGTAGCTTCTGCCCCTAGTACTTTGGCTAGTAGTGACAGCAGCACCACTGCTACGACAAGCTCACCCAAAGCTTCCTCGGGTAATCGGAAATCAGAAGGTGGTTTTGAAAATTGCGAATCTGTCCCGGTTCGAAACACTGCGGTCCAGTCTAACACTGGGTTGGATAACGCGGATTCTGGCGAGCAGCTGAGCAATgggctgggacaggctctgccGGCGGATCCCGACCGTGACGGTGATGGTGGCACTACAAAGTTGGTAAATAAGACGGGTGGCCCTCCTTCCGAGCACGTAAAGCCGGCTTCGGAAATGACAGGCGATCAAAAGGCTGCCGGGCACGGAGCGTCGCCGGAGCGGTCGAAGATGTCGCCCCCGACAAAGCTTTGTCCGGACAAAGCGAGTTTGATCAAAGCACGGTTGGTATCCAGTGAAAATTTGGCCGAGGAGCCGAGTGGGAGTGAGCCCAGCCCCCCAGGTGAAACGCAGAGCATAGATTCCCTAGAGTCCTTCTCCAATCTCAACTCCTGTCCCAGCTCAGACCTCAACAGCGAGGGGGCCGAGGACAGGGTGCTGGCTATTGCGCTACAGAGCGACGAGTACGGGGCAGGAGATGCTAAGCTAGCCGCGTTCAGTAAGGATCGCACCGCCGGCCAGTCCATATACCACATCAAGTGGACCAAGTGGAAGGACGAAAACACCCCGATTATCACTCAGAACGAAAACGGGCCGTGCCCCTTGCTTGCGATAATGAATGTCCTTTTACTGGCGTGGAAGGTAAATAGACATCATGAATAATAAAGCACaacaacaatagtaataataatagcgGAGTTGTTTCACTAGATTTTTGCTTTCGTTGTGGGGAGAAGGAGCATAAGATCctgatgtttttaaagtttttttttccacactcTCGGAAAAATACCAtcaacagtttttttctttctgtagcaTGGGTTACCAAACTGGGAGGGAGGGGAACTCGGGAGCTGACCCCGTTCAGGAAGTGTCATTTCCTTTCTGATaagtcctgaaaaaaaaagtgagctGGTCTAAGTCGACCATGATGCACAAAGTTTTTCAGACGCTTGTTTGAAGtatgttattattttgtaaatctgTTGACTTTCATCTCTCAATGTGTGCgttttatttatgtacagtcATACACCTAGTACTCTTTCACTAGACAAATATTGTAGGTGGGTCTTCGTAAGAGCTTGTGGCTAACGTGTTAATATACAATGCTAATTAAGGGAGTGTTATAACCGGCTCTGCCTACTCCTACTCCACAGGGTAAAGCTGAgctaatttctgttttttttttaagatagcTTTCTTTGCTTTGTAGACACGCCTTAGCTAATCCGTGAGTAATATAAGACTCGATTACACAGAGGAAGACAACCCCTGATGATTGGAGGTCTCCCAGTTTTGCAGTGACCGTGCAGTTTTCTGGAACTCTGCTAATCATGTAGGGTAGACATGAATTAGTGCTTTGCGATGCTATTCTGATTACACTGTAACGTTTTTTGGTCTTTTTTAAACAGGACATATAATCCAATCCAGGATTTTTTCAGTTCTAGGGtgttttttgttcctattttaCGGGGGGTATGAATGAATCTAGAGGGAACTTTAAATGTCTGCGCCGAGCAGAGAACCCTTTAAAAGTGTTATAAGTTATAAGTGTCTCTTGCAATTTGCTGCTGTATTGAACCTGAGCTGCTTTGCAGTTTAAAGTCAGATGTTAACTGTCTTTGAGATAAGATAGTGGTGTGTATTTGGAGCTCTAAAGAAACCGATCTGATATAATAGTACTCAGTTTTCCAATACAAAATAGAGAGTGCTGAAGGAGTTCTGTAGCCTCCCTGTTACTGATTTACAGAGGCTCCTTTCCAGGTCTTTAGACTCTTGTTTGGCTGGCTGAGGCCTCAGGTTTTTGTTGAGTTATTTCAGTCAATTCCGGGTACTGCATGGGCACCCAGTTTGatcaaatcctctttttctcaATAAAAAATATGACGCTCATATGACGCTCAGAAGGTCCAATGTGGAAATGTTTTTCAATGAAAGGCCTTCAGAACATAAGAAGTAGTGAAATGTACTGGACTTGTCCACTGATATTAAggaagagctgctgtgtggggccACAAAGGTATACACTTGGCCAAATGGAGCTGGAATGTTTTACGTTCTTTATTGAAGACCGGTTTTACAAAGAAAGATGGGGGATAAAAGGTCATGCTGGCAGTTTTCCCGGCTATGGTACTGCCTGTGTCCATGCTGCATCCTCCAAATCTTTCATGAAATCATGGAATAAGGAGCAGCAGGCACTGTGAAATCAGAGATATGTGGAAGAGGGATCAGCTTTTGTCTAGCCCAGCAGCCCAATGAAGTTTCCCTGGAATCTCTTTTTCAAGGCAGAAAGCAACTAAATTCAAGAGACAACACAAGTCTTAAAGCCCCCCTGTCCACTTGCAGCTTGTCGTGAGAAGATCTTGCtcttacaacaacaacaactgtaAGACAGATCTTGGCTGCAGTGAATATTCATGCATGTTACTACCTTTCAAGCAGTATTAAAcactgtaaccaaaccaggataCATTCATCTTTGTGGTTCATaccttttagttttattttaatggtttTTCCCTGTTTTTGGTACAGATCATTCCTTACATTTCGCTGTGCTGTAGCAAAGCCATCTCTTTTAGCACTGTACCCTTGGCAACGCCTATCATTCTACTTCAGTTTCTTGGATTCTTTTTCACTAATAAGTGTTTCTGCATCAAAGCCAGCAACTACATCTGCAGCTGAGTCTCTCCCTTAATTTACATTCGAAAGGTAGTATTTAATTACTGTCTTTGAGGGTTCGCTGGCTATAGATAATTTGTTTCACACTACAGTCTGGTTTCTGTCTGCCACTGAATTCAGTGCAGTGCTAAAGATTCATTAAAAGTGACACATTTGCTGTGAAAACGAACACAACATGTTTGGGACAGATTCTAAATTGATAGATTAACAGGAAAAGCAATGGGAAACATTGCTTAATTATAGACCCTGCTTTGTCCAGTTTCCCAGTTGTCTTTGTTAGTAAAGATTCCAGTTCAAATAGGTAACTTaacatttcagttaaaaaaattctgaaattGTATTACTAAATGGACAGTCATAGACAATGAGGCACTTTCTTGGTATCAGCTTTGTATATGTGTTGGCAATCAAGTCCTGTGTAAATCGCTACATGAGCATTTGAGCCTGTATATAAAAAGCATCGAAAGACCTAGAAGCAAATTTATTTTACACTGAATTTTATGCGGATACACTAAGTCAGTTTTGAAAAAGACCACATTGCTTGGAGCTGCCAATTTATACAATTAATGTCTTGATAAATAGGAATGATTGCAAATATCAGCCCTGTAAAGCACTCCTGTTGTGAATTTGTAGTTTGAGTTATAGATATTATTGTAAGAGAAAGTATTTGAATTATTTGTGGTTTATTGTAttcctcatttttaaaattggcaAGTtttggtattaaaaaaaaaagttttggtaTAAACTATTGCTTTAAATATTTTCCTTAAATATAGCCTTTGGTTTTCTTGTAGGTAAAGATGCCACCAATGATGGAAATTATTACAGCTGAACAGCTAATGGAGTATCTAGGTAAGCAGAGTACAGATGAATATTACTTGTCTTCATTTGCATGTCAAAATTCAAATATGAAAGGGGGTTTTAAGATGACTGTgctgtggtgcagtggtaagcattgcttCCTCGCAGATCTGGGGCTCTGGGGTAAatttcagacctggggtgctatctgcttggagtttCTATGTTCTCCCCCCATTTCGCATGAGTCTCCtctgggtgttccagtttccagGTTatttggctcctgggaaaactggccctggtgtgtgtctgtgtctgtgctgtgatggactggtgtcccatccagggtgtatcctgcctggcGCCTGTTGCTTGCGAGGATAGGCTTCGACTCGCTGGCAATCCCTGGTAGAAAATATGTGGATGGATTTAAGATTCTGCACAAGTTTAAATAAGATAAGATGGATATTGTACTTTTATCTCAGAATGAAGAATAAGGTGAGGCAGTGATTGTTGACTATATTTTACCAGAGGAGAGTGCAGGACTATTTGCTTTTGTTAACAATGAGTGCAGCTGAACTTGCTTTCCTTTTTTAGGGCtatgtcatttttcctttttctagTTAGTTCCttgggttttattttttgctgcacATTTAAAAGATACAATTTGGCATCCTGCAAATATTGAAATATCCGTCTGGAACTGCAGTTTTGAGTTCTGTCTTATAGCCTGTTGTGTCGATGTCCTCGGACATTCATGTCACGGATGTCATGTCTGCATCCTGTGCAGTCCATCAGCGTTCGTTTTCCCTGTCCTGGGCAAGGTTGTGACCCAGCTCGTTGAGTAGGGACGCAACACTCCTTAGGTCCTCCTCAGGGGCCGCCTGGTTCTCCGGCCTGCCCTGTGTTAGTGTCCAGGTCTCTGCCCAGAGAGATCTTCCAGGGCACAAGGTGCTTGTCCACATGTGCTTGTCTGGTCAGCCAGCCCGTGTAAGAGCAGTTCTGGGCTGGCAGAGTCCACTAGCTGAACCTAATTACAAGTCGAACTGTGGTAATTATGTGCCTTGCTATCTAGTTGCTTCTAATTAGCCCAAAATAAGGAGAAATCGGTTGAAAAGCCTCCTCTTTAACTCTTAGTGGAGTTAGGGTTGTTCCTTTCCTTCCGGGGGTTATTTTTAAACGAATACAATTTCCATGTAGAACCAAAGCTCCTCTGTCCTAAATTCCACAGTGGCATCGGCCGAGAAGGAATAGATTTAATCGTTTTATCCTATAGCCATTGGCAAACACCGCCAGCCACaggaagaaggaaaaacagGCCAGAAAGGCTTATGGGAAAATAAGACTCTGCGTTTGTGATCTACAGAAACTCTATTGAGTTTGTCATTCCTGACTGTGGGAGCTTTGTAATTGATCTGGTCCCAAGCTTTGAAAACACACGGTGTTCTGTTAGTGGTTTGGGAAATCCCCATCACTTATCTTATTTATCTGTTTGGCTCTTACCGGTCTAGGGTCCTTGGCCACTCTTAACTGAGAGGACGTCTTGCGTTACACTTATTATTCTCGTTTCCTCGAGTGTGTGGTTTGTTAGATGTTCAGGTAATTGGGAAGAGAAACTGGGGAGGAAAACGGTGACTCTCATCGTTGGCATATGCTGAAATGAAGACGTCGGCTGACGCTCTTTTTCTTCCCTGTTGATTTTGAATCTGTGGTGGAGAAAGCAGAGAGGGCAGCTTGAAGGCTCAGCAAATGAGGAAATTAATTTCACAGAGACACGAACAGAtgataagataaaaaaaactttagccACAAATTAAACAGAGCTGCACTGTACACCCAGAAGAACAAAAGGTTGATGTTCAGAGTCCTCTGTGAGCATGCCTGTGTGCTTCTTGTATTTGGGTCAGTAATGCTAGGCCACAAAGCTGTACAAGGACTGGCTGCTTTGGTGACAGAAGAGAGACAGAGCAGCAGACCCTGATATCTGCTGGAGAATTGTTCCAGCATAACAGCTTTGCTCAGGCCTGTACGAATGAGTCCTGTTCTTGCCGATATGATTTGGAAACCCACTGTGTATGTGATAAAGACCTTGGAACAGCCTGGTGTCAGATGGTTGCGTGAGAGGCTTTGACAGCTAGCATGTCAGGCTCCAAGGAAAGCAAATGTGGAGAACCGTTCAGCCAGTGTCGTCAGGGCGACGGGAAGGTCGTTGTTTTCTCTTCCAGATCTTCTGGAGCAGAGGGAGGCTGGAACTGTTTTGGAGCTGTTGCTCTAGGTCAGTTGCACCAGTGCAAATCTCAGGGAAGTCCCCTGGCAGGCCGTGGCTGCTGAGCGAGAAACGAGAGACTGCTGTCTCCCAGTTTACGATGGGCGTCGGTGCTGTAACCTGAGCCTGGAGCCCTCTGCAGTCTCCCCCTCTCGCCCGCCTGGGTCCTGTACCAGCTCCAGGGAAACAAGCAAGCCTCCTGGCAGGACAATTACGAGTGATACTGACACAGCAGAAAACAGTggattaatgttatttttgctCTAGGCTTCTGTCTATGCAATATTTAGGATTTAGAATGATaaaaactgctttaaatacacagCATCATGTGTTGGCCTAATATTTAAGATACGACAGCTTGTAAAACTTGGAGTGAATCAGTCTGCTTTGCAGTTGGACTCTGGCTGCACCGAAGCCAATCAATTTCCTAAATTAGGCTTTGTTTCTCTTCACAAAGACTGTATCATCGTCGGCTGCTGTGAAGTGACTGTTTCATCAAAAGAGTGACTGACCATGAAAACGGCAAAAAACGATTGAGTGGGATGCTAAATTATCTGGGGAGAGGGCAGTCCTTTCTCACACAAGCCTGTACAGTTGACAGTTTTGAACAAGGTCTGGTGAACCGACAGAACCTCTCTGATGTGATGCATTGTGGGTCAGAAAAAGAATTGCCATGGACCAGAGCAAAAGCAAGTATTTTTGaaactgatgaaaaaaacaggCAGTCTAGCAACAGGAGGTGAAAACTGGTATAGTAACTGAACAACATACAAAATGCCTGAATACCTACTATGTTCTCAGCAAGATCCATAatcaaaacactgaaaatatttaGGCTAGAACTTGTTCTGCCTTAAAAAGGTGGTGCCAGTGATTCTATAATCTCTTTACCCATCCTTTCAGTAACCTGTGCCATATTTTATTTGTGCGCATACGAGAAGCATGGATATAAGTTGGCTAGAATGATGATAGGCCACAGAATTACAAAACCAacctctcccccctcccccagcaAAAAACGTGGCAGTACAATAGCCAGTCATTTCTAATGATATTTCCTATTTATAGTAGCTCAAACTGAGTTGCAGTGTAGCAGTCTGGCCCCTACATTGTGAAATCAGCACAGAGCTCTCCACAGCTGTttcaattaaatacaaatataactTTATTGTGTACCAGCAGAAGAGGGCACAAATGGCACCTGGCAGCAAGATGGGGTGTTTCACCCAAGACTAGGATTGCTCAGAGCTCATCCAGGGCTGAGTTCCATGCCAGGCAGATTCCTGCTCTCTCCAGATCGGACGATGAGCTGAACAATGGCGTACAGGTGCTTATTCGCTGAGGATTTTCCCCTCCCGCTGGCCGGGCTTGTAACTGTGAAGAGCTCCCGCTGTCCGGAGCACAGAATTCCATATGAGGTTCCTGGGCAGTGCCTGCTTGAGATTCCGGGAGCCACCTAGCTGTATTCCTCGGATCTCTCTGAGGTCGATCCTGGGTCTGGAGTTTGCCGTGCCGCCTGCTGTGGTACAGGTGTTCTCTGATTCAGACAGTCCGCTTGTAGGTCATAGGGTGCTTCTTGATTCAGTTTCTGGGTGTAGCTTCTCCGCCGATTCCAGAAAGCCAGGTATTTCCCTGTCTCAGTACACAGGAAAAGCATCGCTGACTGAAGTACTGACATCACTTTCCATGGTGAGAGAAGGAGCACGTCCATCTGCTCATCGTAGATGAGTGATCATGAAATAACAGATGTGATTGAAGTCAATCAATCCTGTGGTTTACTGTTAAATGTTTAGAGAACATATTTCTGGCATAAAAGTCTTTGAAATATTTCTACCcagaatataaatatacagtaatacctgGTGCACTGGAGTAGTGTGGCCTGCGGCTGAACACATCTCTGCTCTAATGCGGCTGTTGTTGATAGATTAACATCTTCATCTGCAAACTGGCATCCTCACATTGTTTTCCCCATTGTTAGAAGGGAAGTGCACGCACAGTGGATCTCTATAAGCATACAAGCGATGGATTTATCTCAGTACTGTATGCGTGTTGATCTCCTAAGCCCTTTAGTAAAAGGGAATTATGGTAGAACAGCTAGAGTTCGTAGGAGTTCAGTGTTTCcttaccccccaaaaaaactccAATAAGAAGTGCCTCAGGTCATATAGATGTTTGTACTTTCAATCCACTGAATTTAAGGACAGATATTTTGTGATACATTCCATGTAGAAATATCTTTGACAGCGGAAAATGGGATTTCTCCTGGCCTGAGAGGTTCAGCTGGACAAGAAACGCAGGCCAGGGAGGCCCAGTCCAGCACACAGCCAGGGAGCAAACTGGCTTCCTGGCTGCAAACAATCCTTTTTAACTGAGGTGGACTGCAGGCAGATTTAAagctgaaattattattttcatactGAAATTGTGCACATCAGTGTGATCACATTTATGACTAGATTGGACGTTTAATCTACTAGCCTCCAGTTACAGCGTTCCAGTAGCCTGACGTGCTATGAATCAAAGTGAAAAACAGTGCCACTTTCAGATAAAAACTGCCTTAATAGTCCCGGATGTGTAAGCTGACAAGGACATGATCTCTGGGCAGCTGTCAAGAGGGCCTCtcctttttaaatacagtttctTCATCGTGTTAACATGTTCTAGCTCTAGGCCTCTTTCTTTGAGCACGCCAAGGTAACTGTGCTGAAGATTCACAGGTTTTTACACTCTACGGCAGATGCATTATTtgatttagtaaaaaaaaactttccattcaatttaaaaatgttctgaatGAAATAAGAAGTCCTGCTGTTGGGGTAACTAGATAAGTAGGCTGGTAACAGGTGCAGTGAGGTGATCCACTGGGTTGGTCGCCCCCCCCCTGTGTCCCACTCTGCACTCTAAAGCACAGTAAGGAGTGTGAGAACAGGTCACCTCCACAGGAGAAGTGATATGAATTTGCCCTTTTCCATCTTAGCACTTTCTTCCCAACAGAAAGAGGATCTTCACATCTGAAACCAGTTAAggcatttcaggaaaagtg from the Lepisosteus oculatus isolate fLepOcu1 chromosome 5, fLepOcu1.hap2, whole genome shotgun sequence genome contains:
- the mindy2 gene encoding ubiquitin carboxyl-terminal hydrolase MINDY-2 isoform X1, giving the protein METNADLHREIGGGIPCSSKTGEMTDSKAVDGLKSAAEGCKDTGVASAPSTLASSDSSTTATTSSPKASSGNRKSEGGFENCESVPVRNTAVQSNTGLDNADSGEQLSNGLGQALPADPDRDGDGGTTKLVNKTGGPPSEHVKPASEMTGDQKAAGHGASPERSKMSPPTKLCPDKASLIKARLVSSENLAEEPSGSEPSPPGETQSIDSLESFSNLNSCPSSDLNSEGAEDRVLAIALQSDEYGAGDAKLAAFSKDRTAGQSIYHIKWTKWKDENTPIITQNENGPCPLLAIMNVLLLAWKVKMPPMMEIITAEQLMEYLGDYILEAKPKEISEAQRLNYEQNMSDAMAVLHKLQTGLDVNVRFTGVRVFEYTPECIVFDLLDIPLYHGWLLDPQMDDIVKAVGNCSYNQLVEKIISCKQSDNSELAGEGFVAEQFLNSTATQLTYHGLCELTSTVQEGELCVFFRNNHFSTMTKHKGQLYLLVTDQGFLTEEKVVWESLHNVDGDGNFCDSEFHLRPPSDPETVYRGQQDQIDQDYLMALSLQQEQQSQDLNWEQIPEGISDLELAKKLQEEEDRRASQFYQEQEQAAAAQGQGHQQPPGGAVGAAASAAGAASSPGRQTGSSERKQKKEPKDKDRCVLL